The Formosa sp. Hel1_33_131 genome window below encodes:
- a CDS encoding TonB-dependent receptor, with protein MKTILKTFVLLFCVASFAQTTVKGTVNDASGLPLPGANIIVVGTSTGVVTDFDGNFTLTVSQNPPFSIQVSSVGFETLSQEITKNNETLAITLNEGSFLDEVIVSASRTPERIFESPVTVERFGIKDIKTSASADFYGGLENLKGVDVNTNSLTFKSVNTRGFATFANTRFMQLVDGMDNSTPALNFPIGNLVGMIETDVQSVELLPGASSALYGANAFNGVLFMTSKNPFDTDGISTSLKRGMTSQEAAGDNTYTDFGIRMAHKFSNKFAAKVNFGWLKGTDWAATSEVDSDMIGGTRATNLNYNGINVYGDEVSTGIKEVAVALEALGVLPAGANALVPNVAVSRTGYNERDLTNYNAESIKADWGLYYRPFENDFEISYIGKVGTGSTIYQGINRYAINNFFQEQHKLEVKNDNFYVRGYVVSDDAGDSYDMVFTGININRAWKDDKTWFGEYAGTYVQSTLGGATDAQAHANARAVADTGRFLPGSAGFQSAYNTSINDPDLTTGSKFQDASKYYHADGNYNFAHLTDVVDIQVGGSFRQYSLNSSGTIYTDYDGAINYSEFGAYTQIQKELELSADAKLKLTGSVRYDKSEFFDGFFSPRLSAGVTVNRNHNFRASAQTGFRNPTTQDLFIGLDAGRALLVGSAPNNLERYSNVFNVSQTGQAAFGQPSTITQTGSAAYNSSYTASSVGMLGVTGNPADLVVANPDVVKPEQVTAFEVGYRGKFDNLIVDFSAYHNTYKDFISTEIVVAPLYGVAGDGGLSVASIANGDYTAYSAYTNSRAEIKSYGASIGLSTKVFSDFDLSGSYTYAKLDEDKNFPDFNTNFNTPEHKFKASFGNTALFENFGFNVSYRFSDDYFWEASFGNGVVEQFHTVDAQINYSVPSIKSTFKAGATNLLGTEYNTAFGTGNIGSIYFLSWTINN; from the coding sequence ATGAAAACAATTTTAAAGACTTTTGTCTTACTTTTCTGTGTTGCATCTTTTGCACAAACAACAGTGAAAGGAACTGTCAACGATGCCAGTGGATTACCATTACCAGGTGCCAACATTATTGTAGTTGGAACTTCTACAGGAGTCGTTACTGACTTTGATGGTAACTTTACGTTAACCGTTAGCCAGAACCCTCCTTTCTCAATTCAAGTGAGTAGTGTAGGTTTTGAAACACTTTCGCAAGAAATTACAAAAAACAATGAAACATTAGCAATCACTTTAAATGAAGGAAGTTTCCTTGACGAAGTTATTGTTTCTGCATCTCGAACTCCAGAACGTATTTTTGAATCTCCTGTAACAGTGGAGCGTTTTGGGATTAAAGATATTAAGACTTCTGCATCTGCTGATTTTTACGGTGGTTTAGAAAACTTAAAAGGCGTAGATGTGAACACCAACAGTTTAACATTTAAATCTGTAAACACACGTGGATTTGCAACCTTTGCAAACACTCGTTTTATGCAGCTCGTTGATGGAATGGACAATTCAACTCCAGCACTTAACTTCCCAATCGGAAACTTAGTGGGTATGATTGAAACCGATGTACAAAGCGTAGAATTACTGCCTGGAGCATCCTCTGCACTTTATGGAGCAAATGCTTTTAACGGTGTCTTATTTATGACCAGTAAAAATCCTTTTGATACTGATGGAATCAGTACAAGCTTAAAAAGAGGAATGACTTCTCAAGAAGCCGCTGGCGACAACACTTACACCGATTTCGGAATCCGAATGGCTCACAAATTTAGCAATAAGTTTGCTGCCAAAGTTAACTTTGGATGGCTGAAAGGAACCGACTGGGCTGCAACAAGCGAAGTTGATAGTGATATGATTGGTGGCACAAGAGCAACCAACTTAAATTATAACGGAATTAATGTTTATGGAGATGAAGTCTCTACAGGGATTAAAGAAGTTGCTGTAGCACTAGAAGCTTTGGGCGTATTGCCTGCAGGCGCTAATGCTTTGGTTCCAAACGTAGCAGTGAGTAGAACAGGTTACAACGAAAGAGATTTGACAAATTACAATGCAGAAAGTATCAAAGCTGACTGGGGACTGTATTACAGACCTTTTGAAAATGACTTTGAAATCTCATACATTGGAAAAGTAGGAACAGGTTCTACAATATACCAAGGAATCAACCGATATGCGATTAACAACTTTTTTCAAGAACAGCATAAATTAGAAGTTAAGAACGATAACTTCTATGTAAGAGGATATGTTGTTTCGGATGACGCTGGTGATTCTTACGATATGGTCTTTACAGGGATTAACATCAACAGAGCATGGAAAGACGATAAAACATGGTTTGGTGAATATGCAGGAACGTATGTACAGTCTACTTTAGGCGGTGCTACAGATGCACAAGCACATGCCAATGCAAGAGCTGTTGCCGATACCGGTCGCTTTTTACCAGGTTCTGCTGGATTTCAAAGTGCTTACAATACAAGTATCAACGATCCTGACCTAACTACAGGATCTAAATTTCAAGATGCATCTAAATACTACCATGCAGATGGTAACTATAATTTTGCGCATTTAACTGATGTTGTTGACATTCAAGTTGGTGGATCATTTAGACAATACAGCTTAAATTCTTCAGGAACTATTTATACAGATTATGACGGTGCTATCAACTACTCTGAATTTGGAGCTTATACACAAATCCAAAAAGAGCTAGAATTGAGCGCTGACGCAAAATTAAAATTAACAGGATCTGTGCGTTATGACAAATCAGAATTTTTCGATGGCTTCTTTTCACCTAGATTATCTGCGGGTGTAACTGTCAACAGAAACCACAACTTTAGAGCCTCTGCACAAACAGGTTTTAGAAACCCAACAACACAAGATTTATTTATTGGTCTTGATGCGGGGCGTGCCTTACTTGTAGGGTCTGCACCAAACAACTTGGAGCGTTATTCTAATGTGTTTAATGTTTCTCAAACAGGACAAGCTGCTTTTGGACAACCTAGTACGATCACACAAACCGGATCTGCTGCTTATAACAGTTCTTATACTGCGAGTTCAGTTGGAATGTTAGGAGTCACTGGAAATCCAGCTGATTTAGTAGTTGCAAATCCAGATGTCGTAAAACCAGAACAAGTAACAGCTTTCGAAGTAGGGTACCGTGGTAAATTTGACAATTTAATTGTTGATTTCAGTGCTTACCATAATACATACAAGGACTTTATTTCTACAGAAATTGTAGTAGCACCTTTATATGGTGTTGCTGGTGATGGCGGACTTTCAGTTGCTTCTATTGCCAATGGCGATTATACAGCCTATAGTGCGTATACAAACTCAAGAGCGGAGATTAAATCGTATGGTGCTTCTATTGGATTGTCAACAAAAGTGTTTAGTGATTTCGATTTAAGCGGTAGTTATACCTATGCTAAATTGGATGAAGATAAAAACTTTCCTGATTTCAATACAAACTTTAATACACCAGAACACAAATTCAAGGCCTCTTTTGGAAATACAGCCTTATTTGAAAACTTTGGATTTAATGTCTCTTACAGATTTAGCGATGATTATTTCTGGGAAGCTTCTTTTGGAAATGGTGTCGTAGAACAATTTCATACTGTGGATGCACAAATCAACTACTCTGTACCAAGTATAAAGTCAACGTTCAAAGCAGGTGCTACCAATTTATTAGGAACTGAATACAATACGGCATTCGGAACTGGAAACATTGGATCGATTTACTTCTTATCATGGACTATTAACAACTAA
- the glmS gene encoding glutamine--fructose-6-phosphate transaminase (isomerizing), which produces MCGIVGYIGHRDAYPVILKGLQRLEYRGYDSAGIALYDGSEIKLSKTKGKVADLEAKVSEQINPVGSLGIGHTRWATHGVPNDVNSHPHFSNSGDLVIIHNGIIENYATLKEELIKRGYKFSSDTDTEVLVNLIEDIQKNSDLKLGKAVQVALNQVVGAYAIAVFDIKKPNEIVVARLGSPLAIGVGENEFFIASDASPFIEYTNNAVYLEDEEMAVIRLHKPLNVRNIKDDRIVSPYVQELKINLEQIEKGGYDHFMLKEIFEQPNAIKDTYRGRLLIDEGIIKMAGVEDNMGKFLNANRIIIIACGTSWHAGLVAEYIIEDLVRIPVEVEYASEFRYRNPVINENDVVIAISQSGETADTLAAIKLAKEKGAFVFGVCNVVGSSISRETHAGAYTHAGPEIGVASTKAFTTQITVLTLIALRLAKAKGTMSNTDFRRHLVELETIPEKVAATLKSDALAKEIAAIYKDAKNFLYLGRGFNFPVALEGALKLKEISYIHAEGYPAAEMKHGPIALIDENMPIAVIATKYGHYEKVVSNIQEIKSRKGKIIAVVTKGDTQVRDIADHVIEVPETLELLSPLLTTIPLQLLSYHIAVMLDRNVDQPRNLAKSVTVE; this is translated from the coding sequence ATGTGTGGAATTGTAGGATACATTGGCCATCGAGACGCCTATCCAGTAATACTAAAAGGACTTCAACGTTTAGAATATAGAGGTTACGACAGTGCCGGAATTGCACTTTATGATGGTTCTGAAATTAAACTCTCAAAGACCAAAGGGAAAGTCGCCGATTTAGAGGCTAAAGTTTCTGAACAAATCAATCCAGTTGGTAGTTTAGGAATTGGACACACCCGTTGGGCAACCCACGGCGTTCCAAACGATGTCAATTCACATCCTCATTTTTCTAATTCTGGAGATTTAGTGATCATCCATAATGGGATTATCGAAAACTATGCGACTCTTAAAGAGGAACTCATTAAAAGAGGTTACAAATTTTCATCAGATACAGATACAGAAGTTTTAGTAAACCTGATTGAAGACATTCAAAAAAATAGCGATTTAAAACTTGGAAAAGCTGTGCAAGTCGCACTCAACCAAGTGGTTGGTGCTTACGCAATTGCGGTGTTTGACATCAAAAAACCAAATGAAATTGTAGTGGCGCGCTTAGGAAGCCCACTTGCAATTGGTGTTGGCGAAAATGAATTTTTTATTGCGAGTGACGCCTCTCCTTTTATAGAGTACACCAACAATGCCGTCTATTTAGAGGACGAAGAAATGGCGGTCATTAGATTGCACAAGCCATTAAATGTACGGAATATTAAAGACGACAGAATCGTCAGCCCCTACGTTCAAGAACTGAAAATAAATCTTGAGCAAATTGAAAAAGGCGGTTATGATCATTTTATGCTAAAAGAAATTTTTGAGCAACCAAACGCCATTAAAGATACTTATAGAGGTCGATTATTAATAGACGAAGGCATCATCAAAATGGCAGGTGTAGAAGATAATATGGGCAAGTTTTTGAACGCCAACCGTATTATTATTATCGCCTGTGGAACGTCTTGGCATGCCGGATTAGTTGCAGAATATATTATTGAAGACTTGGTACGCATCCCTGTGGAGGTTGAATATGCTTCAGAATTTCGATACCGAAATCCTGTGATTAACGAAAATGATGTGGTTATCGCTATTTCTCAATCTGGAGAAACAGCCGATACCCTTGCCGCCATCAAACTCGCTAAAGAAAAAGGTGCGTTTGTATTTGGAGTCTGTAATGTGGTGGGATCCTCAATTTCAAGAGAAACCCATGCTGGGGCTTATACCCATGCAGGACCCGAAATTGGAGTGGCTTCTACCAAAGCATTTACCACACAAATTACAGTGCTTACACTGATTGCATTGCGATTGGCAAAAGCCAAAGGCACCATGTCTAACACGGACTTTAGAAGACACCTCGTAGAATTAGAGACCATCCCAGAAAAAGTAGCAGCAACCCTTAAATCAGATGCACTCGCCAAAGAAATTGCGGCTATCTATAAAGATGCTAAAAACTTTTTATACTTGGGTCGAGGGTTTAATTTCCCTGTCGCACTAGAAGGCGCTTTGAAACTTAAAGAAATATCTTACATTCATGCCGAAGGGTATCCAGCAGCAGAAATGAAGCACGGACCCATCGCACTTATAGATGAAAATATGCCCATCGCAGTCATTGCGACCAAATATGGACATTACGAAAAAGTGGTGAGTAACATTCAAGAAATCAAATCTAGAAAAGGGAAGATTATTGCTGTCGTCACTAAAGGGGACACACAAGTTAGAGATATTGCAGACCATGTGATTGAAGTTCCGGAAACTTTAGAGTTGCTTTCTCCACTTCTGACGACCATTCCTTTACAATTGTTATCGTATCATATCGCTGTGATGTTGGACAGAAATGTAGATCAACCCAGAAATCTTGCGAAGTCTGTGACAGTGGAGTAA
- a CDS encoding helix-turn-helix transcriptional regulator has translation MKNNLKLYRTKSGYTQEDISKKIGVSRQTINSIENNRFHPSILLCLKLSKELECKVDDLFSLE, from the coding sequence ATGAAAAACAATTTAAAGTTATATCGAACAAAATCTGGATATACACAAGAAGATATTTCAAAAAAAATAGGAGTTTCTAGACAAACAATTAATTCCATTGAAAATAACAGATTTCATCCTTCAATACTATTGTGTTTGAAACTTTCTAAGGAACTAGAATGTAAAGTAGATGATTTATTTAGTTTAGAATAA